The following nucleotide sequence is from Ahniella affigens.
CGCGCGATGCCCAGATCAACCGCCGGAGTTTGGTTTGCACCAGACTGAAAATGGCGGTTGACGCGATCAGATAGAAGATGGCCACGCCACCCAGGACGCGTGGCGAGTCGATACTGATGATCGACCGCGAATACGAACTGAAGCACACAAACACCAGAAGCGCCGCAGTCAGCACCCGGTAAAGACTAAAAAAGTAGTGCTCGCGACGGGCCAGATCACCCATGTCGAAGCGCTGCAGCCGGCGGATCATCGTGGGGCCTTCCTTAGGGAAACGAAACAGGTGTGACGCAGGGATCGCGCCAATAGGCGCGGACCGTGCACCAGTGCCCCCACCATGATGCCACCGACGCGGCACCATGCCAAAGCGGTGGGCACCGCGCTCGCCGTTGCCGCCAGGCGAGCGCGCTGTTGTTTCAGTCTTGTTCCCTATTCGTCGAAGCGCAAATGCTTGACGCTCTTGCCGTGCCGGCGAATCAGCTTCAATGCCTCGATTCCGACGCGCACATGGTTTTCGACATAACCTTCGGTGACCTTGCGATCGGAGGCTTCGGTTTTGACGCCTTCCGGAATCATGGGTTGATCACTGACCAGAAGCAGCGCGCCGGTCGGAATCTCGTTGTGGAACCCTGCCGAGAAGATGGTTGCGGTTTCCATGTCGATGGCCATCGCCCGAGTTTTGCGCAGGTACTCCTTGAATTGTTCGTCGTGTTCCCAGACCCGGCGGTTGGTGGTGTAAACGGTGCCGGTCCAGTAGTCGAAATCGAGGTCGCGGATCATGGTGGACACCGCACGCTGCAGCGAGAACGCTGGCAGCGCCGGCACTTCGGGCAGCAAATAGTCGTTAGACGTGCCTTCGCCGCGGATTGCCGCGATCGGCAGGACCAGGTCGCCGATCTGGTTTTTGCGCTTCAACCCGCCGCACTTGCCGAGGAACAGTGCCGCTTTCGGCTGGATCGCGCTCAGCAAGTCCATGATGGTGGCCGCGTTGGCGCTGCCCATGCCGAAGTTGATCAGGGTGATGCCATCGATCGTCACGCTGGGCATTGGGCGATCGAGGCCA
It contains:
- a CDS encoding AMP nucleosidase; its protein translation is MKEKQEIVENWLPRYTGVPLQEFGSHILLTNFGHYLELFARIMGGGVVRGLDRPMPSVTIDGITLINFGMGSANAATIMDLLSAIQPKAALFLGKCGGLKRKNQIGDLVLPIAAIRGEGTSNDYLLPEVPALPAFSLQRAVSTMIRDLDFDYWTGTVYTTNRRVWEHDEQFKEYLRKTRAMAIDMETATIFSAGFHNEIPTGALLLVSDQPMIPEGVKTEASDRKVTEGYVENHVRVGIEALKLIRRHGKSVKHLRFDE